One Flagellimonas sp. CMM7 genomic region harbors:
- the topA gene encoding type I DNA topoisomerase, with amino-acid sequence MPKNLVIVESPAKAKTIERFLGKDYQVESSFGHIADLPSKELGVDVENDFKPKYTVDKEKKALVKKLKDLAKKADTIWLASDEDREGEAISWHLAEELGLEKSRTKRIVFNSITKSAIQKAIENPREINYNLVNAQQARRVLDRLVGYELSPVLWKKIKPGLSAGRVQSVAVRLIVEREREIEAFKPEASFRIKAEFKTSNGNVFAAKLHKTFATKEAAEAFLKQNIGSDFSVANLDKKPAKKSPAAPFTTSTLQQEASRKLYFSVGRTMQVAQRLYEAGLITYMRTDSVNLSKEALNAAKDAIIQNYGESYSKVRSFTGKSKGAQEAHEAVRPTDMKLQSPQIERDQAKLYELIWKRTLASQMSDAELERTNVKIKASSHSEEFTANGEVVKFDGFLKVYLEGTDEEDKAEEQEGMLPAMSVGEALQNNFITATERFSRPPYRYTEASLVKKLEELGIGRPSTYAPTISTIQNRGYAEKGTVDGTERNYVQLVLESGQFAEKNLSEMVGSDKGKLVPTDIGMIVNDFLVSNFTTILDYNFTAKVEENFDEIASGDEDWQKMMKDFYKDFHPKVLDVEENAERASGERILGTDPKSGRQVAARLGRFGPMVQIGTVDEEEKPLFASLLPEQSITSITFDEAMELFQLPRKLGTYAGEEVEASVGRFGPYVRFGKKFISLAQGESAFDVDMERAIELIKEKEKADAPIAHYEDKEVTKGKGRFGPFIKWDGMFINVNKKYDFDNLSQADIIELIEAKKIKEIEKLIQEWPEEKIRIEKARWGRHNIIKGKIKVELSKDVDATKISLEEAQALLEKKAPKKKTKAKAKK; translated from the coding sequence ATGCCAAAGAATTTAGTTATTGTTGAGTCCCCAGCAAAAGCAAAAACCATAGAACGTTTTTTAGGAAAAGATTACCAAGTAGAATCAAGTTTTGGTCATATAGCGGATCTCCCATCCAAAGAGCTTGGTGTAGATGTAGAAAACGATTTTAAGCCAAAATATACTGTAGATAAGGAGAAGAAAGCCTTGGTCAAAAAATTAAAAGATTTGGCCAAAAAAGCAGATACTATATGGTTGGCCAGTGATGAGGACCGAGAAGGAGAGGCTATTTCTTGGCATTTGGCGGAAGAGTTGGGCTTAGAGAAAAGTAGAACTAAACGTATTGTTTTCAATTCCATTACTAAATCTGCAATCCAAAAAGCCATTGAAAACCCAAGAGAAATCAACTACAATTTAGTAAATGCGCAACAGGCAAGAAGAGTTTTAGATAGATTGGTGGGGTATGAGTTATCACCCGTACTTTGGAAAAAAATAAAACCAGGTCTTTCTGCAGGTAGAGTACAATCTGTAGCGGTAAGATTAATAGTAGAAAGGGAAAGGGAAATTGAGGCTTTTAAACCAGAAGCGTCCTTCAGAATAAAAGCAGAATTTAAAACATCCAATGGAAATGTTTTTGCCGCTAAACTGCATAAGACTTTTGCCACGAAAGAAGCAGCAGAAGCATTTTTAAAGCAGAACATTGGTTCGGATTTTTCAGTTGCCAATCTCGATAAAAAACCAGCAAAAAAATCCCCTGCAGCACCTTTTACGACATCAACCTTGCAACAAGAAGCTTCCAGAAAACTATATTTTTCGGTTGGTAGAACTATGCAGGTTGCACAACGCTTGTATGAGGCCGGCCTTATTACATATATGAGAACAGACAGTGTTAACCTTTCCAAAGAAGCATTGAATGCGGCCAAAGATGCAATCATTCAAAACTATGGGGAGTCTTATAGCAAGGTGAGAAGCTTTACAGGGAAATCCAAAGGTGCTCAAGAAGCACACGAAGCTGTCCGTCCTACTGATATGAAATTACAATCTCCGCAAATAGAACGTGATCAAGCAAAACTTTATGAACTTATATGGAAACGTACCTTGGCTTCACAGATGAGCGATGCAGAGTTGGAACGAACTAATGTGAAAATAAAAGCAAGTTCTCATTCGGAAGAATTTACTGCAAATGGAGAAGTGGTAAAGTTTGATGGTTTCCTTAAGGTGTATTTGGAAGGTACGGATGAAGAGGATAAAGCAGAAGAACAAGAAGGAATGTTGCCGGCAATGAGCGTTGGTGAAGCCTTGCAAAATAATTTTATTACAGCTACGGAACGTTTTTCAAGACCACCATACCGTTATACAGAAGCTTCCTTGGTCAAAAAGTTGGAGGAACTTGGTATAGGAAGACCATCAACATATGCCCCTACAATTTCTACCATACAGAACAGGGGTTATGCAGAGAAGGGAACGGTAGATGGAACAGAAAGAAATTATGTGCAGTTAGTTTTGGAATCTGGTCAATTTGCTGAAAAGAATTTATCGGAAATGGTAGGTTCTGACAAAGGGAAGTTGGTTCCCACAGATATTGGAATGATTGTGAATGACTTTTTGGTCAGTAATTTCACAACCATTCTTGATTACAATTTTACAGCCAAGGTTGAAGAGAATTTTGATGAAATTGCCTCTGGAGATGAAGATTGGCAAAAGATGATGAAAGATTTTTATAAAGATTTTCATCCCAAAGTTTTAGATGTTGAAGAAAATGCAGAACGAGCAAGTGGAGAACGTATACTAGGTACTGATCCAAAATCTGGAAGACAGGTGGCTGCAAGACTAGGACGTTTTGGCCCAATGGTGCAGATAGGGACAGTAGATGAAGAAGAAAAACCGCTCTTTGCAAGTTTGTTGCCTGAACAATCTATTACATCAATAACATTTGATGAGGCCATGGAGCTTTTTCAATTGCCAAGAAAGTTAGGAACATATGCAGGTGAAGAAGTTGAGGCCAGCGTAGGAAGATTTGGTCCTTATGTTAGGTTTGGCAAAAAATTTATATCCTTGGCACAAGGAGAAAGTGCTTTTGATGTAGATATGGAACGTGCCATAGAATTGATAAAAGAAAAAGAGAAAGCGGACGCTCCCATTGCTCATTACGAGGATAAAGAGGTTACCAAAGGTAAAGGTAGGTTTGGACCATTCATAAAATGGGATGGTATGTTTATCAACGTAAACAAGAAATACGATTTTGATAATCTTTCTCAAGCTGATATCATTGAACTCATTGAAGCAAAGAAAATAAAGGAGATTGAAAAGCTGATTCAAGAATGGCCAGAAGAGAAAATTCGAATTGAAAAAGCAAGATGGGGAAGGCATAATATTATAAAGGGAAAAATTAAGGTTGAGTTGTCTAAAGATGTAGATGCAACTAAAATTTCTTTAGAAGAAGCACAAGCCTTGTTAGAAAAGAAAGCACCTAAGAAAAAAACCAAAGCAAAGGCTAAGAAGTAG
- the groES gene encoding co-chaperone GroES, giving the protein MAKVNIKPLADRVLIEPVEAETKTASGIIIPDTAKEKPQKGKVVAVGPGTKDEAITVKVGDTVLYGKYAGTELKLDGSDYLMMRESDILAIV; this is encoded by the coding sequence ATGGCTAAAGTTAACATCAAACCATTGGCAGACAGAGTTCTTATAGAACCTGTTGAAGCTGAAACAAAAACGGCTTCTGGTATCATAATTCCAGATACTGCAAAAGAAAAACCACAAAAAGGAAAAGTAGTAGCTGTTGGCCCAGGAACTAAAGATGAAGCAATCACGGTTAAGGTAGGAGACACTGTTCTTTATGGCAAATATGCCGGTACAGAGTTAAAATTAGATGGCTCAGATTATTTGATGATGCGTGAAAGCGACATTTTAGCAATTGTTTAA
- a CDS encoding LVIVD repeat-containing protein — translation MKKKVLLILSLITLVFVSCDSNDDNDGYADYQVARALVMSKAEFANSVDIIAPRPIDESGKIYTYQDYIFINDKYEGVHVIDNSNPQQPKKISFIKIPGNVDVSVKDDFLFADSLMDLVVLDISDINNIQQVNRLESVLYNNVFFPFEADIVEYEEYNYETEILIGWETVTERRLIEEVEQTRIDFFNDIAVAESANGGDTGQGGSLARFKIVDEYLYAVDSHNINIFNISDLENPESLEDVYAGFDIETIFNRGNHLFLGSMRGMYIYDISSPATPTFVSEFQHGTACDPVVVDGDYAYVTLRGGNECGALESGLFIVDISNIEDPKLAVDYPMDEPYGLGIKDEKLFVCDGSSGLKVYDKTDVEDIKILNHFKDIVTFDVIPLESHLIMVGDEVLYQYEYLDDEIKLISQIGLN, via the coding sequence ATGAAAAAGAAAGTCTTATTAATTCTATCCTTGATCACACTGGTATTTGTATCGTGTGATAGCAATGATGATAATGACGGTTACGCAGATTATCAGGTAGCCAGGGCATTGGTCATGAGTAAAGCAGAATTTGCCAATAGCGTGGATATTATCGCACCACGCCCAATAGACGAATCTGGTAAAATTTATACCTATCAGGATTACATTTTTATTAATGATAAATATGAAGGTGTACATGTCATTGATAACAGTAATCCGCAGCAACCGAAAAAGATTTCATTCATTAAAATTCCTGGGAATGTAGATGTTTCTGTGAAGGATGATTTTTTGTTCGCAGATAGTTTGATGGATTTGGTTGTTTTGGATATATCGGACATCAACAATATACAACAGGTCAACAGACTGGAAAGTGTTCTCTACAACAATGTTTTCTTCCCTTTCGAAGCTGATATTGTGGAATATGAGGAATACAATTATGAAACTGAAATCCTAATAGGATGGGAAACGGTTACAGAGCGCAGGTTGATTGAAGAAGTTGAACAAACCAGAATCGATTTTTTCAATGATATTGCTGTAGCCGAATCAGCCAATGGAGGTGATACTGGACAAGGAGGTTCTTTGGCGCGATTTAAAATAGTAGATGAGTATTTGTATGCAGTGGACAGCCATAATATTAATATATTCAATATTTCTGATTTAGAGAACCCGGAAAGTTTAGAAGATGTTTACGCAGGGTTCGATATTGAAACCATCTTCAATAGAGGTAATCACCTGTTCTTGGGAAGTATGCGCGGTATGTACATATATGATATTTCATCACCAGCTACGCCAACATTTGTTTCGGAATTTCAACACGGTACGGCCTGCGATCCAGTTGTGGTAGATGGAGATTATGCTTATGTAACCCTTAGGGGTGGGAATGAATGTGGAGCTTTGGAAAGCGGTTTGTTCATTGTTGACATCTCCAATATAGAAGACCCAAAGTTGGCTGTTGATTATCCTATGGATGAGCCTTATGGGTTAGGTATAAAAGATGAAAAGCTATTTGTTTGTGATGGAAGCTCAGGCCTAAAAGTGTATGACAAGACGGACGTTGAGGATATAAAAATATTAAACCATTTTAAAGATATTGTTACGTTTGATGTTATTCCATTGGAAAGTCACTTAATAATGGTTGGGGACGAAGTCTTGTACCAATATGAATATTTGGATGATGAAATAAAACTCATAAGCCAAATAGGACTCAATTAA
- the groL gene encoding chaperonin GroEL (60 kDa chaperone family; promotes refolding of misfolded polypeptides especially under stressful conditions; forms two stacked rings of heptamers to form a barrel-shaped 14mer; ends can be capped by GroES; misfolded proteins enter the barrel where they are refolded when GroES binds) has translation MAKDIKFDIDARDGLKKGVDALANAVKVTLGPKGRNVIISKSFGAPQVTKDGVTVAKEIELENPLENMGAQMVKEVASKTNDLAGDGTTTATVLAQAIVKEGLKNVAAGANPMDLKRGIDKAVESIVENLSKQSKKVGDSSEKIKQVAAISANNDGTIGDLIAQAFGKVGKEGVITVEEAKGTDTYVDVVEGMQFDRGYLSPYFVTDSEKMIADLDNPYILLFDKKISSMKDLLPVLEPVAQSGKPLLIIAEDVDGEALATLVVNKLRGSLKIAAVKAPGFGDRRKAMLEDIAILTNGTVISEERGFSLETATIDMLGTTERVTIDKDNTTIVNGGGVAKNIKTRVNQIKAQIETTTSDYDKEKLQERLAKLAGGVAVLYVGAASEVEMKEKKDRVDDALHATRAAVEEGIVAGGGVALVRAKSVLSKVDAINADEETGLQIVARAIESPLRTIVENAGGEGSVVVAKVMEGKGDFGFDAKSDKYVEMMKAGIIDPTKVTRVALENAASVAGMILTTECALTDIKEDAPAMPPMGGGGGMPGMM, from the coding sequence ATGGCAAAAGATATTAAGTTTGATATAGACGCACGTGATGGTTTAAAAAAAGGTGTAGACGCCTTGGCCAACGCGGTAAAAGTTACCTTAGGTCCTAAAGGAAGAAACGTTATCATCAGTAAATCATTTGGTGCTCCTCAAGTAACCAAAGATGGTGTTACCGTTGCAAAAGAAATTGAATTAGAGAACCCTCTTGAAAACATGGGTGCTCAAATGGTAAAAGAAGTTGCTTCTAAAACCAACGATTTAGCAGGTGATGGAACCACTACCGCAACCGTTCTTGCGCAGGCTATTGTAAAAGAAGGGCTTAAAAATGTTGCTGCAGGTGCCAACCCAATGGATTTGAAAAGAGGTATTGACAAGGCTGTAGAGTCTATCGTTGAAAACCTTTCAAAGCAATCCAAAAAAGTTGGAGATTCCTCAGAAAAAATTAAGCAAGTAGCCGCTATTTCCGCAAACAACGATGGAACAATCGGAGATTTGATTGCTCAAGCTTTTGGAAAAGTTGGAAAAGAAGGCGTTATCACTGTAGAAGAAGCAAAAGGAACGGATACTTACGTTGACGTTGTGGAAGGAATGCAGTTTGACAGAGGATACCTTTCTCCATATTTTGTTACCGATTCAGAGAAAATGATTGCCGATTTGGACAATCCATACATCCTTTTGTTCGATAAGAAAATCTCTTCAATGAAGGATTTGCTTCCTGTATTGGAGCCAGTGGCACAATCTGGAAAACCTTTATTGATTATTGCAGAAGATGTTGATGGTGAAGCATTGGCGACTTTAGTTGTAAACAAACTAAGAGGTTCTCTAAAAATTGCAGCAGTAAAAGCTCCAGGTTTTGGTGACAGAAGAAAAGCTATGCTAGAGGACATTGCTATTCTAACTAACGGAACTGTTATTTCTGAAGAAAGAGGTTTCTCTTTAGAAACTGCAACCATTGATATGTTGGGTACTACAGAAAGAGTAACTATTGACAAAGACAATACTACAATTGTCAATGGTGGTGGTGTTGCTAAAAACATCAAAACTCGTGTAAACCAAATCAAGGCTCAGATTGAGACTACTACCTCAGATTACGACAAGGAAAAACTGCAAGAGCGTTTAGCAAAATTGGCCGGTGGTGTTGCCGTACTATATGTTGGTGCTGCCTCTGAAGTAGAAATGAAGGAAAAGAAAGACCGTGTAGATGACGCATTGCATGCGACAAGAGCTGCAGTTGAAGAAGGTATTGTAGCAGGTGGTGGTGTTGCATTGGTAAGAGCAAAATCTGTTCTTTCTAAAGTAGATGCAATAAATGCTGATGAAGAAACCGGACTTCAAATTGTTGCTAGAGCTATTGAGTCTCCATTGCGCACCATTGTTGAAAACGCAGGTGGTGAAGGTTCTGTTGTTGTTGCTAAAGTTATGGAAGGTAAAGGGGATTTTGGTTTTGATGCCAAATCTGACAAGTATGTTGAAATGATGAAAGCAGGTATCATAGATCCTACTAAAGTAACTCGTGTTGCTTTGGAAAATGCAGCTTCTGTTGCTGGAATGATATTGACTACGGAATGTGCATTGACAGATATTAAAGAAGATGCTCCAGCTATGCCTCCAATGGGCGGCGGCGGTGGAATGCCTGGCATGATGTAA
- a CDS encoding sigma-54-dependent Fis family transcriptional regulator produces the protein MEGVQSIKQRFELIGNDIKLNRAIEKAIQVAPTDISVLVTGESGVGKEAVPKIIHSLSHRKHAKYIAVNCGAIPEGTIDSELFGHEKGAFTGATQTRSGYFEVADGGTIFLDEVGELPLTTQVRLLRVLENGEFLKVGSSQVQKTDVRIVAATNINMFEAIEKEKFREDLYYRLSTVEINIPPLRERQEDIHLLFRKFASDFGQKYKMPTIRLEEQAVQLLIKYRWPGNIRQLRNIAEQVSVLEKNRTITAGTLNGYLPNSSNTNLPAVIGQTKKEGDFSNEREILYKVLFDMKGDLNDLKKLTLELLKNNDSEKVQEENETLIRKIYGNKDEEARPQENNVAEVLHLPEPIVETTSTAAQPQEDRYHFAEEIQEEETLSLQEKEIELIKKSLERNRGKRKAAASELGISERTLYRKIKQYDL, from the coding sequence ATGGAAGGTGTTCAATCCATAAAACAACGTTTTGAGCTTATTGGCAACGATATAAAGTTAAATCGTGCTATTGAAAAAGCTATACAGGTGGCTCCCACGGATATTTCGGTTTTGGTAACCGGAGAAAGTGGTGTAGGTAAAGAGGCTGTTCCTAAAATCATACATTCATTATCACACCGTAAACATGCCAAATATATTGCGGTAAACTGTGGTGCAATTCCAGAAGGAACTATTGACAGTGAATTGTTTGGACATGAAAAAGGAGCATTTACCGGTGCTACCCAAACCCGAAGTGGGTATTTTGAAGTAGCCGATGGTGGAACAATTTTTTTAGATGAAGTTGGGGAATTACCATTAACAACCCAAGTGAGATTGCTTCGGGTATTGGAAAACGGTGAGTTCTTAAAAGTTGGTTCTTCACAAGTACAAAAAACCGATGTCAGGATTGTGGCGGCCACTAACATCAATATGTTTGAGGCTATTGAAAAAGAAAAGTTCAGGGAAGATCTATACTACAGATTAAGTACTGTAGAAATTAATATTCCTCCACTACGTGAACGTCAGGAAGATATTCATTTGTTGTTCAGGAAATTTGCTTCAGATTTTGGTCAGAAATACAAAATGCCAACGATTCGGTTGGAAGAGCAAGCAGTACAATTACTAATAAAGTACAGATGGCCTGGAAACATTAGGCAATTGCGAAACATTGCAGAGCAGGTTTCTGTTCTCGAAAAAAACAGGACCATTACTGCAGGAACGTTGAATGGCTATTTGCCCAACTCTAGCAATACCAATTTACCAGCAGTTATAGGCCAAACAAAGAAAGAAGGAGATTTTAGCAATGAACGGGAAATTCTTTACAAAGTCTTGTTTGATATGAAGGGAGATCTTAACGATCTTAAAAAACTTACTTTGGAGTTATTAAAAAACAATGATTCTGAAAAAGTACAGGAAGAAAATGAGACTTTGATCCGTAAAATTTATGGAAATAAGGATGAAGAAGCTCGGCCACAAGAAAACAATGTAGCGGAAGTTTTGCACTTGCCAGAACCAATTGTTGAAACAACCTCGACTGCTGCCCAACCACAAGAGGACCGTTATCATTTTGCCGAAGAGATCCAAGAGGAAGAAACTTTATCTTTACAGGAAAAGGAAATTGAACTGATCAAGAAGTCATTGGAGCGAAATCGCGGTAAGCGAAAAGCCGCTGCTTCAGAACTTGGGATTTCAGAACGAACATTATATAGAAAAATTAAGCAGTACGATTTATAG
- a CDS encoding BPTI/Kunitz domain-containing protein, with protein sequence MGGNIYKGILCIVLLAIHLSSCSNDDDNEIPAACRLGPDPGECLAAIPRYYFDKEEQKCKEFTWGGCNGVVPFETMEDCLECERN encoded by the coding sequence ATGGGAGGCAATATATATAAAGGTATTCTCTGTATTGTGTTACTGGCAATACATCTAAGCTCCTGTTCTAATGATGATGACAATGAAATACCGGCGGCCTGTCGGCTAGGACCAGATCCAGGTGAATGTCTAGCTGCAATTCCCAGATACTATTTTGACAAAGAAGAGCAAAAATGTAAGGAGTTTACATGGGGAGGGTGTAATGGAGTAGTTCCTTTTGAAACAATGGAGGATTGTCTGGAATGTGAAAGAAATTAA
- the miaB gene encoding tRNA (N6-isopentenyl adenosine(37)-C2)-methylthiotransferase MiaB encodes MIKNAGIEKIIDESQQGNSLTLEKNEKNSRKLYIESYGCHMNFSDSEIVASILAKEGFNTTQKLEEADLVLVNTCSIREKAELTVRKRLEKFNAVKRINPRMKVGVLGCMAERLKSKFLEEEKIVDMVVGPDAYKDLPNLVQEIDEGRNAVNVILSKDETYGDIAPVRLNSNGVTALVSITRGCDNMCTFCVVPFTRGRERSRDPQSILEEVNDLWERGFKEITLLGQNVDSYLWYGGGMKKDFEKATEMQKATSVNFANLLEQVAKAQPKMRIRFSTSNPQDMTLDVIESMAKYENICNSIHLPVQSGSNRVLKAMNRLHTREEYFELIDNIRKIIPDCGISQDMIAGFPTETEEDHQDTLSLMEYVKYDFGFMFAYSERPGTLAERKLDDDIPEQIKKRRLQEIIEMQRKHSFYRTQQHVGKTEEILIEGVSKKSDDHWMGRNSQNTVVVFPKENYKVGDFVHVKINECTSATLIGEAVEYSKNN; translated from the coding sequence ATGATCAAAAACGCAGGCATAGAAAAGATTATTGATGAAAGCCAACAAGGCAATTCCCTGACTTTGGAGAAAAATGAAAAGAACAGCAGAAAGCTTTATATAGAAAGTTACGGCTGTCACATGAATTTTTCCGATAGTGAAATTGTTGCTTCTATCTTAGCAAAAGAAGGGTTTAATACTACACAGAAACTAGAGGAAGCGGATTTGGTCTTGGTCAACACATGTTCCATTAGGGAGAAGGCTGAGTTGACCGTTAGAAAACGTTTAGAAAAGTTTAATGCAGTCAAGAGAATCAATCCCAGAATGAAAGTAGGGGTATTGGGCTGTATGGCAGAACGTTTAAAAAGTAAGTTTCTAGAAGAGGAAAAGATTGTGGATATGGTGGTAGGACCAGATGCCTACAAAGATTTGCCCAACCTTGTCCAAGAAATTGATGAGGGCAGAAACGCAGTAAATGTTATACTCTCTAAAGATGAAACCTATGGTGATATTGCTCCCGTTCGTTTAAATTCCAATGGGGTTACCGCTTTAGTTTCCATTACCCGTGGTTGCGATAATATGTGCACATTCTGCGTAGTACCGTTTACCCGCGGTCGTGAACGAAGCCGCGACCCACAATCCATTCTAGAAGAAGTTAATGATCTTTGGGAAAGAGGGTTTAAAGAAATTACCCTTTTAGGACAAAATGTAGACAGCTATCTCTGGTACGGCGGAGGAATGAAAAAAGATTTTGAAAAAGCTACGGAAATGCAAAAGGCCACTTCTGTAAATTTTGCCAACCTTTTAGAGCAGGTAGCAAAAGCACAGCCCAAAATGAGGATTCGTTTTTCCACTTCAAATCCGCAGGATATGACTTTGGATGTCATTGAATCAATGGCAAAATATGAGAACATCTGCAATTCTATCCATTTACCCGTTCAAAGTGGAAGTAACCGTGTTTTAAAAGCGATGAACCGCTTGCACACAAGAGAAGAGTATTTTGAGTTGATTGATAATATTCGAAAAATTATTCCCGACTGTGGTATAAGTCAAGACATGATTGCTGGTTTTCCTACAGAAACAGAAGAAGATCACCAAGACACTCTAAGTTTAATGGAATATGTGAAATATGATTTTGGTTTTATGTTCGCTTATTCCGAAAGACCGGGCACTTTAGCTGAAAGAAAACTGGATGATGATATTCCAGAACAGATAAAAAAGAGACGCCTGCAAGAAATCATCGAAATGCAAAGAAAACACAGTTTCTATAGAACGCAACAGCATGTAGGCAAAACTGAAGAAATTCTTATTGAGGGTGTTTCAAAAAAATCAGATGATCATTGGATGGGAAGGAATTCACAAAATACGGTTGTGGTCTTTCCAAAGGAAAATTATAAAGTGGGCGATTTTGTTCACGTAAAAATAAACGAATGTACCTCAGCCACACTTATTGGTGAAGCTGTTGAATATTCAAAGAATAATTAA
- a CDS encoding LptE family protein, which translates to MGLKHLNILIKKSSVTIGLFALALSFYGCGAYNFSGADIGTAQSFQVNFFQNYADQSPGSTIEPGLDRDFTLALQDLINNLTSLSLTGSNGDLLYEGEIVEYRVTPMTATADQLTAQNRLTMSVNVRFFNTTKEDADFERRFSFFFDFDAAAALNSVQSAAHEEIFERITQDIFNASLGNW; encoded by the coding sequence ATGGGATTAAAGCATTTGAATATTTTGATAAAAAAAAGTAGTGTAACAATTGGACTCTTTGCTTTAGCACTTAGTTTTTATGGTTGTGGAGCCTATAATTTTTCCGGAGCCGATATCGGCACTGCTCAAAGCTTTCAAGTGAATTTCTTCCAAAATTATGCGGATCAGAGTCCAGGATCAACAATTGAACCTGGATTAGATCGGGATTTCACCTTGGCCCTCCAGGATTTAATCAATAATCTTACTAGTTTGTCCCTTACAGGTAGCAACGGAGATTTGCTGTACGAAGGAGAAATTGTGGAGTACAGAGTTACCCCCATGACAGCAACAGCAGATCAACTGACCGCACAGAACCGACTTACCATGAGTGTGAATGTCAGATTCTTCAACACAACAAAAGAGGATGCGGATTTTGAACGTCGCTTCTCGTTCTTTTTTGATTTTGATGCCGCCGCTGCTTTAAATTCAGTGCAAAGTGCAGCACACGAAGAAATTTTTGAACGTATTACTCAAGATATTTTTAATGCATCTTTAGGCAATTGGTAG
- the secG gene encoding preprotein translocase subunit SecG translates to MSTFAIFLILIIVVCLLLVLVIMVQNPKGGGLSSSFGGSGNQVVGGVKKTGDFLDKSTWTLASLLIVLILLSNVSLKGSYSQADSKLLQGDDIETTIPETVPEEVPEQVPATDNSNPADTIN, encoded by the coding sequence ATGAGTACGTTTGCGATTTTTTTAATATTGATTATTGTTGTTTGCCTTTTGTTGGTTTTGGTCATTATGGTTCAAAATCCAAAAGGGGGTGGGTTATCTTCCTCTTTTGGCGGCAGTGGCAACCAAGTTGTGGGTGGAGTAAAGAAAACAGGGGACTTTTTAGATAAAAGTACTTGGACCCTTGCTTCGTTGTTAATTGTACTGATTCTGCTCTCCAATGTTTCCCTTAAAGGAAGCTACAGCCAAGCAGATTCTAAGTTGTTACAAGGAGATGATATTGAGACTACAATTCCTGAAACGGTTCCAGAGGAAGTTCCGGAACAGGTTCCAGCAACTGACAATAGCAATCCAGCGGATACCATTAATTAA